The DNA region AGTGAAGAGTACGTAATAATTGAAtgccctttaacaaaaaaaaaaaaaaaaaaaaaaaaaaaaaaaaaaaaaaaaaaaaaaaaaaaaaaaNATTTAGAGCTGACATTAATGAGCGAAAGCCATCTTGCGTTTCTGAGCATCGGTAGGCAATTTGACATTAGTGGCTAAACCGAGAGCCTGGAAGAACCGAATGAGGTACCAAGTTACGTCTACCTGATACCATTCTAGTCCGTGCCTAGCCGACGCCTCAAAGGCATGGTGATTGTTGTGCCAGCTCTCTCCAAACGTGAATAGCCCTAACCACCTGCACCATTACACATTTACTCAGTATTAGTTATATAAGTTTTTCAGTTTACAAAGTTCTATAATTAAACCAGATTTAAACTGGATTCGTTTGATTTAGTAATCACTAATCAAATTGAAACTGGGCCCATTGTGGATAGGTTTTGGTCTTTCggataaattttgtttgtttgtttggttagtttagtttggttttgcgACGCTTCTTGAATAGGTCTATAGTGCTAGAttgtaaataaaactatattttaatcCGCAATATATCGTTTAcatataatttctattattttttatatttttgttgtatttgtttgttaaataatagatgttttataaatagaggaataactaaatttttcgaCAGTTTGTATcgtttaatgtttattttaattattaatccgTAATATACTTCATAATCATTTgttcattatatttagtttgttttgtttagtgtttgagattttattttgattttaattattataacaaaaagataagggatctaaatacataataagtcatttatacgctatgattaagttacattgttcctaatgatttaattattaatcttagctaaataaacttgattttctATGTGAAacattctaatattaatagtgttgaaaaataataaaatgaatatttaaCTCGTATTaacacaaattatataatattttattaattctaacaCATCtattatataaccatattatatattatattaacatatttgtaatattttaaaattttattaaatttgtatatattaattataatatttaaataaatgtgaattgaAGTTATTCTTATGTTAAGAATCAAAATTCACCggtattggaaaacaaaatagaaatcaaattgttgtttttttgtttgtaaatgattcagagatagaatattttcaaaacacaatagaacgtgcggttaaatatattataatttatgtttttatattgattttgctgttatttttttagttgaaatgaaatgtaaaatatttagaaaacaaaaatttgaagtaatgatattttcgaaaaaatttagggattaacttttgtagataagtttttaaataaatacaaagatATGTCAGCCTTTGTGGCTAAAAAACCGACTTTGTCATGATTTCAGAAATTAATATAATCTTGTTtcgacgaaaaaaaaacaatatatagaagataCCAAACGTTACGAGAGGTGTCTTTTGTGTTCCACGCTTGCGAACCCCAAATATGGCATGCCGAGTTGATGAGCCAAGTCATATGGTAAGCGTATACTCCTCCAACACCCTGTtgccaaaaaaaggaaaaaaaaaaaaaattgaaaatgagaattaaatttatttttgaaaataccaGTTTTAATACTTTAAgggcaaaaaaaatgaagagatcAATTAATTGCTAGGATACATAGAGATTCTTACCACGCCCCAAGTAAAGTAAGGTAGACCACCCCATAAGTAGATGAGGGTCCAAAATGCTGCGATGTGGAGACCGGCTGTCTTTGCAAGAAACCTATAGAACCATTGTTGCTTCAAGTCCATCACATTGTTACGTCTTCCACACTGTAGCAAGTATTACAACATTCACCTTTATGTTAATTACAAATCTTGGACTCTCATCACTAATTAAGATCGATTCATAAGGTGAATTACGTGCGTTTTGTAAACGTTTAGCTACCTTTTCTCTGATATAATCGGAGTCAAATATCCACAAGACATGGCTGAACCAGAATCCTTCGATAGGGCTATGTGGATCGCGGTCCGAATCTGTGAACTGGTGATGGAACCTATGTGTACTCACCCAATCTATTGGATGACCCTGAAACGAAAAAAGAGATAAACAATATAACTGAGTATACATATTGGATGTACGATCGATAatttcattttacattttcttgtgAAAGAGTATTTACCTGCAACGCGAAAAGAGCAATATAGGCGAATAAATATTCAAGCCATTTAGGTAACTTAAAGCTCCGGTGAGTCAAGTTCCTGTGGTACGAGAATGTGATGAAAATGTTAGTCACATGGCTGAGAACCGCACCGAACAAGATTGCTTCCCATTTGAAGTAAAATGGAGCCATTAGACACAACAGATGCACGACTACAACAGCCGAAGCTTTCTCCACATCGAACTGGGTccattttcttaagaaaaacactcttttttcCTTGCGCTCTGATTTGATTTGGCTAGAGCCATCATACTTAGCTGCGTCACCCATCGGACGAGAAATGAGTTTGTTATCTCTGAGATATGAATAGTACCaatacttttttggttttgagccTTATGATTGACCAAATGTCTGACTATATAGGGGAAGATGTTGGGAATTTTAGTCGATTTGTTGTGGAGAGTAATGTGTCTGTCGGTAGATTTGAGTAATGAGCAGTGGTAACTCTCCCACCAAAATCTCTcacacataaaataaatattaaaaataataataaaatatttttaaattatatgaatCTCTAAAAAAAGAGGTGGCAGTCTCTCGTGATTTCTTATATGAGAGActcttttaatttatactattctGAGAGACTTTCACAATTAAGTAATactacttattattttattaattattgtttagatGAAAGATTTTCTTGAAAAACTACCATTGCAAATGCTCTAAGGACGAAAAGATAGACTTAATACACTTTACCTCGTATTTAATATGCCCGCTCTATCTTGTTGAATGTGGGATGTTTTATTGTGCTACGCTCAATTTAAGCGAACATTATTGTTCTTGTAACATTGTAAAcaatatgtaaattatatagCATATTGTagatgtattatatatatagtacatgtaATAGGTTTATATTCTTCTAATATTTCGAATTAAGTGTAGTTTCACATGTTCCCTTTACACCACATCAAAGAAATTGATATCTTTTGAAtgatataatgtatatatgaatTGACAGCGTAAATTACTTGGTCAATCATATTGAAAAAcatacatacatgatacattcgtacaaacaaaaacgaaattaaAGCATACGTACTTGTTAACTGTCAAAATGGTTGCCAGTTGCTACATATAATACGTTTGTAATCGTTAAATTCACTTACTAATTTTCAGATATTTAATATGATGATGGGCGGGCACTCTCGTGGTATACTATTGATAGTTGTGGGGCACTATGTACATACAGCCTCTAAGGATAACCAAGTGAATGCGGCTGGCGAACGGAAGCCTATATTATTACTGAACCATTGGttggatatttttgaatatGTTGTTAATAGAGTGAAAATAGAATCTAATGGATATGAATTGATGTAGATACAATTATTAGACAGTTTATTGGGTAGAAGTGGTAGAACTTAATCAAGACGAGAAGTCGGAATATCTTCCATATTTTCAACGAACCAATGCAATACGACGTCGTCGTTGTCTCTCTACAAGTCTTAAGATATAAAGGTAAGGATTTGTGGtgggtctatatatatatgcacaactgtacatattaatttaaagaaaaggTAAACTCAACTAAGTAACAAAGTAAATAGAAAAAGCTATTACAATATAGCTATGGATTTCTGCCCAGTTCCAACGGTACTGTTGTAAATGTAAAGATTGACGATGGCCAGGATTATTCTGAACCAGTAGTTGGGTGTTTCAGATTTTCTTGAGACCCAGCTAGCTAGCTCACATCTCTTTTTGCAATTTGTTACTGAAATTACTGTTAGTAAGATTGGTCCAACGACGACCcatattttgtaacaagaaaagaaatatatatatatatatatatatatatatatatatatatatatatatatatNNNNNNNNNNNNNNNNNNNNNNNNNNNNNNNNNNNNNNNNNNNNNNNNNNNNNNNNNNNNNNNNNNNNNNNNNNNNNNNNNNNNNNNNNNNNNNNNNNNNNNNNNNNNNNNNNNNNNNNNNNNNNNNNNNNNNNNNNNNNNNNNNNNNNNNNNNNNNNNNNNNNNNNNNNNNNNNNNNNNNNNNNNNNNNNNNNNNNNNNNNNNNNNNNNNNNNNNNNNNNNNNNNNNNNNNNNNNNNNNNNNNNNNNNNNNNNNNNNNNNNNNNNNNNNNNNNNNNNNNNNNNNNNNNNNNNNNNNNNNNNNNNNNNNNNNNNNNNNNNNNNNNNNNNNNNNNNNNNNNNNNNNNNNNNNNNNNNNNNNNNNNNNNNNNNNNNNNNNNNNNNNNNNNNNNNNNNNNNNatatgtatatatatatatatatgttaattacgAGATTGTAAAAAGTTCTATTGCACTCGTGACGTGATATATACGAGGTTGGATTTTTTGTGGTTTGACGATGCATGTCATccacaacaaaaataatgaatgaGCGCTCGAAGCTGAATGCATGGCGAGAAGTCCGGGACGCCGTAATTTATTCTATAATGCATGCTATTGTTCAAAACTACTTAGctaatattccttttttttagcTTGAGACATCCAAAAGGGAGTCAAGAAATACCGGACATCTTCTGAAATCTTCTCGCACAAGGTCCGGTTACTCTTTCAAGATATAATGCGTTAAGTTTTATTGTTCATTCAGCGTGAAATGTACTCAGGTATTAAAATGTGTTGGATCACAACTAGTTTACAAGTTCATGAGAGAACAGAATTATTCTTAACcatttaacataaaataacaaatgagGGAGTGATATATGAGGTACACATATAATTTAGATAGATATAGAGCTCTAACTAACGAGCGAAAGCCATCTTGCGTTTCTGAGCATCAGTAGGCAATTTGACATCTGTGGCTAAACCGAGAGCCTGGAAGAACCGAATGAGGTACCAAGTTACGTCTACCTGATACCATTCTAGTCCGTGCCTAGCCGACGCCTCAAAGGCATGGTGGTTGTTGTGCCAGCTCTCTCCCATCGTGAATAGCCCAAGCCACCTGCGCCATTGCACATTCACTCAATATTAATCTCCCTTCAGTTCTGGTTATGGTTTAATGgtctatatataaagaatagagttcttaaataaaaataccAAACGTTACGAGAGGTGTCTTTGGTGTTCCACGCTTGCGAACCCCAAATATGGCAGGCCGAGTTTATGAGCCAAGTCCCATGGTAACCTATTGCTCCCCCAACACcctgttgccaaaaaaaataccatatatATGTGCTAGTTAGTTAGTATGTTGGATGAATAGTGAAATACAAGAACAATAAAATATTCGAAAACAAAAGTCTTGCAAGGTgcttttaatttagttttagtagattaataaattattttagtgatTATATTTCTAACATGCGCAATGGAACCATTTGTCGGAAATATGATGTGAATGGTTAAAATAAtaatggaattttttttgtttttttttgctacatCGTGggatatatatttcaaaacgtcaaaatttttgtataatattcATAACGtataaaccaatttttttatttaactcaAACGatttgcacccaaaaaaaaaagatagagaatTTACCACGCCGCAAGTTAGGTAAGGTAGACCGCCCCAAAAATAGACGAGGCCCCAAAAGGTTAAGATGTGGAGACCAATTGTGTTTCTAAGAAACCTATAGAACCATTGTTGCTTTAAGTCCATCACGTTGTTACGTCCTCCACACTGTTTACATCGTAGGTCGTTCGCCATTAGTTATACTATATTTATATTCTGTTAAAATCTCATAATAACTTAAGATTTAATCATATAGATTTGTTGGGTTTAACTgtagagattataaatatttttctaccTTTTCTCTAATGTAACTGGTGTCGAATATCCAAAAGACGTGACTGAACCAGAATCCTTCAATAGGGCTATGTGGGTCACGGTCTGAATCTGTGAACTGGTGATGGAACCTATGGGTGCTCACCCAATCTATCGGATGaccctgaaaagaaaaaatatatatagacgtTTAATTTCAAAGGTAACGCACTGAGGGATATACGTTGGCTGTGTATCTATATTTGGTTATAAACGATATATAATATACCTGAAGCGCAAAAAGGGCAGAGTAAGCGAAGGGATATTCAAGCCATTTAGGAAGCTTAAAGCTTCGGTGAGTCAAGTTCCTATGGTATGAGAATGTAATGCTGAGACTAGTCACTATGGCAAGCATCACACCGAACTGGAGAGCCTCCCATTTGAAGTTAAACGGAGCCAACAGACACAATACATGAACAACCCCAACAGCGGAAGCTCTCATCAGATCGATCCGGGTCCATTTCCTGAAAAAGTACGCTCTCTTTTCCCTACGCAGCGATTTGCTTTGGCTGGAGTCATCGCCCTTAGTAGTGTCCCCCATTGGACCGTCGAGGAATATGGGTTTGTTGTTTATTGAGATATGATGAGTTATATGATTTTGACCAAGGGTTTGGTTATATAGGGGAGGAGAGGATGTTATGTTGATGTATTGAAGCTGAATGTCGTGGAGATTAAGGATTGTATCGGTGGATTTGAGTAATCATCACTACTTAACAACGAAAACATAAAGTTGCACACTCTACTTTAACTCGTATTTGCCTCGTCTCCAGATGAGGATGTAGCTAGGAAAACAACATGCATAGCCACTTGGTTGgcctaacttttttttattttctaaaaagatatatatttaattttatgcgTAACGATCCGGGTTTGATTGGTTAATCCGAGAATTAAGAGTTAAGCATAATAGGCACATGTGTAAATCTTGGGACATTTGTAATTGTTTTAAAGAATGGTTTTAAGGATGCTTTTACGTCATGAAAGACACGCAGGTTGATACCTCTTCACATTTAAGGTTTTGAAATTTGTAACctttaatatatttagtaaCTGTCCTAAGATTGTAAAAGTACGGTGcagtatataataaaaaaaatataatgcattgtcatttttttatcaactagTATGTCACAAAAATTGTAAATGCAACTATTAGTAGTggatataaatttgtttatctGTTTCTATTATAATCAGTattatcacacacacacacacacacacatatatatatatatatggatatgaatttttatatatttgtatgctaatctcttcttgattttttttaaattgtagttGTTATGATATATCACatacaaataaatgaaaattctaattttaattttgagctCTAACattttcggttagtttggagtTTGTAGAGGACGATGGATGAAGAAATAATGCATTTTAGGTTTGGATGcgttttagccttttaggttTGGTGCTTCATTAAacgtttaattttgaacttttttttctcagttgAACATTGTATTTCACCCATTAAAACTTCAGTAATAGcacttcttttttactttttttttaaaataaaagtcaaatctgttttaaaaaaaaggtgGAGGGAATTGGCGGCATATTGTGCTTTGCCAGGTAGCAACCATTTTGCTCTCTCTGGCCGTTTGGCCCGTTTCTGTTAACTCCGCCTAATCTTTTCTTGTTACTTAAAGTTACTTTTCTTGCATGTTCTCCAATAAAAATGAACCACGGCAAAATACACATCACCATAAgccaataatatatttaagtaaGAAATGATCATAATGTTGTTGAATGGAATTTGCAATTTACTAGTGTGATGTCATAAGTACCCGATCATTGTGTCATAAGTCATAATTGCGTGAGTTAgagacaaaccaaaaaaatagaagaccGTGATAAACTTCATTACGCATATTAAAATTTCGTGCACATGGAAACAAACGTATCTTAATTAAGCAAGCTGGTTCAAAACACACCACAAGACAAAAACAACACCGCATAGCACAATATTACAAGTGTTACGTTTACCCAAAAAACTTTAAACGTACGTAGACATTAGCTAATACTTCAAACTTAATTGAGACGAGAAGTCGAATATATTCCATATTCTTCAACGAACCAATGCCATACGACGTCGTTGACTATCTGAAGGCAACTTGACATCAGTAGCCAAACCGATAATCTCGAGAAATCGGACGATGTACCAAGAGATGTCGATTTGCCACCATTCCAAGCCTTGTCTCGCCGATGACTCGAATGCGTGGTGATTGTTGTGCCAGCTCTCTCCAAACGAGAATACTGATAGCCACCTATATAACCATTTTAAACCAACAACACTTGATTAGTTTAATTTCTTCTACATATATGCtattttcctctctctttttttagaaaaaataatataaaacttactaTGTTTTAACATGCATGCAGTAATAAGATGGgccacacaaaagaaaacacaataaaaaaagatCTACGTATATGTCGGGTGTTTTTCTGATGGTAAACTAAATGCCTTTGGAGTGGTCCAAAAAAAGGTATCCCatggtaaatatttttaaaaatatatatatgtctgtaaTGGGATGGAAAAGAAGTAACTTTTCCTGTTTAGTCAAGTCATGCATGAACGTTTTTTATGGGCAATGTGCCAAGAGTAAATATTCTAATTGACCTTTTAAAAGAGAGGTAGTTGGTTGATGCATCTTCCCTTCCAccaattcaaaattcaaaattaaaaaaaaaaaaaaaaaaaaaaaaaaaaaaaaaaaaaaaaNCTATCACTGgctaaaaaatgaaaatttcagtCTCTTCTATAATAATTCGACTGATTAAAAGTTGCACATATGTATACTCTCAATGACATTTGTTTATATTCATGATTGATTAAAGTTTCAACGTACCAAACATTACGAGAAGTGTCATTTGTCTTCCAAGTCCGACTTCCCCAAACATGGCAAAGTGAGTTGATAAGGCAAGTCACGTGATGTTCCATTGCTACGCCAATACCCTACAAATACGCCAATACCATAccaaaattagaattttttaatgctttatcatttattatttataactattgttacaattcttgttttttttaggtaaaactaaaatcaaaaggcataaaagagaaattaccaTTCCCCAAGTAAGAAACGAGAGACCGCCAAAGTAATAGAGGAGGAAACCAAATGCTAGAATGTGGTAAAGGACTGTTCTTTGAAGGAATTTATAGTACCACTGCCTCTTTAAGT from Camelina sativa cultivar DH55 chromosome 3, Cs, whole genome shotgun sequence includes:
- the LOC104778585 gene encoding delta-9 desaturase-like 1 protein codes for the protein MGDAAKYDGSSQIKSERKEKRVFFLRKWTQFDVEKASAVVVVHLLCLMAPFYFKWEAILFGAVLSHVTNIFITFSYHRNLTHRSFKLPKWLEYLFAYIALFALQGHPIDWVSTHRFHHQFTDSDRDPHSPIEGFWFSHVLWIFDSDYIREKCGRRNNVMDLKQQWFYRFLAKTAGLHIAAFWTLIYLWGGLPYFTWGVGVGGVYAYHMTWLINSACHIWGSQAWNTKDTSRNVWWLGLFTFGESWHNNHHAFEASARHGLEWYQVDVTWYLIRFFQALGLATNVKLPTDAQKRKMAFAH
- the LOC104764004 gene encoding delta-9 desaturase-like 1 protein, with the translated sequence MGDTTKGDDSSQSKSLRREKRAYFFRKWTRIDLMRASAVGVVHVLCLLAPFNFKWEALQFGVMLAIVTSLSITFSYHRNLTHRSFKLPKWLEYPFAYSALFALQGHPIDWVSTHRFHHQFTDSDRDPHSPIEGFWFSHVFWIFDTSYIREKCGGRNNVMDLKQQWFYRFLRNTIGLHILTFWGLVYFWGGLPYLTCGVGVGGAIGYHGTWLINSACHIWGSQAWNTKDTSRNVWWLGLFTMGESWHNNHHAFEASARHGLEWYQVDVTWYLIRFFQALGLATDVKLPTDAQKRKMAFAR